A window of the Zeugodacus cucurbitae isolate PBARC_wt_2022May chromosome 4, idZeuCucr1.2, whole genome shotgun sequence genome harbors these coding sequences:
- the LOC105208731 gene encoding uncharacterized protein LOC105208731 has protein sequence MQRQMRFSERKRKIQLESYRNMILTVKPRVDDISPKLNIRDVLRASKLRDDCNAFDRIRRMNNELLRSVNMISRIGGQLDTFRETRMGHTPKSRIPLLLLRNRYIEKDNAKFGQMLKTVGTTLDTHVAPHLLRQERKNSIEFVVPAQILAKYSQLQMPPYSQLRRLLRPVIYFDFYVKGLRPAGRITIQLYTEACPQVVLAFVRACRNKEKNRILVNRLFPGLWLDCCLLIPQEQKIKPKRIEYDMRALDHNLPGTLAFSLENQDALHKDALKFTISLKPLQVLNGKRVAFGVASSGTKVLDSMQVFGMKKSGKLTKSIIISDMGLLV, from the coding sequence atgCAACGACAGATGAGATTCTCCGAGAGGAAGCGTAAGATCCAGCTGGAGAGCTACAGGAACATGATATTGACGGTGAAGCCGCGTGTGGATGATATTTCACCCAAACTCAATATTCGCGATGTGCTGCGCGCATCGAAATTGCGCGACGACTGTAACGCCTTCGATCGTATACGACGCATGAACAACGAGCTTTTGCGTAGCGTCAATATGATATCACGCATTGGTGGACAATTGGACACGTTTCGTGAGACGCGTATGGGTCACACGCCGAAGTCGCGCATACCCTTGCTGCTGCTACGTAACCGCTACATCGAAAAGGATAATGCCAAATTTGGACAAATGCTGAAGACGGTTGGCACCACACTGGATACGCATGTTGCGCCACATTTGTTGCGACAGGAGCGTAAGAACTCTATAGAGTTTGTGGTACCCGCGCAGATCTTGGCCAAATATAGTCAACTGCAAATGCCACCCTACTCACAGTTGCGTCGTCTGTTGCGACCCGTTATCTACTTCGATTTCTACGTGAAAGGTCTGCGTCCGGCTGGACGCATCACCATACAATTATACACGGAGGCATGTCCGCAAGTGGTGTTGGCTTTTGTACGCGCCTGTCGCAATAAGGAAAAAAATCGTATACTGGTGAATCGTCTATTTCCCGGCCTTTGGCTGGATTGTTGTCTACTGATACCGCAAGAGCAGAAAATCAAACCGAAACGCATTGAGTATGATATGCGTGCACTGGATCATAATCTGCCAGGTACTCTAGCCTTCTCGCTAGAGAATCAGGATGCTCTACATAAGGACGCTTTGAAGTTCACCATAAGTCTCAAGCCATTGCAGGTGTTGAATGGCAAGCGTGTCGCTTTCGGTGTGGCCAGCAGTGGCACGAAGGTGTTGGACTCAATGCAAGTCTTTGGCATGAAGAAGAGCGGCAAGCTGACGAAAAGCATCATAATTAGCGATATGGGTTTGTTGGTTTAG